Genomic segment of Syngnathus acus chromosome 10, fSynAcu1.2, whole genome shotgun sequence:
GCCACCTGCTCCATGTATTTGCTCATCTCTGATAACCTGGCCGAGGTGCCGGAGCTGAAAGACATTTCTTATGATGAGAAGAACTCCAAGCTGACCTCTTATCTGATCATCGCGCTGGTGTCCGTGTCCACCTTCTTCCTGACCTTCATCATGGTTGTCTTGGCTGTGAGGTTTTGTCGCAGGAGAAAGCCCAGACTTTTGTTTGATGGAGCAGTTGCCATCCCCAGCGCGTATCTGCCTCCTAATTATGCAGATGTGGACGGCACGGGAACTTTACGCAGCACCTACAACTATGACGCCTACTTGACAACGGGCTCGAGAACCAGTGACTTTAAGTTTGTGTCTTCTTACAACGACAACACGCTGCCTGCTGACCAGACTCTGAAGAAAAGTCCAAGTGACTTTGCTGATCCTTTTGAAGGTCTCGAGGAAATAGAGGTAAGACTCTTTTGTTCTCTATGAGATCATAAAAACATCTACTTCCGTTAACTCAATAATACAAATTCATTTAGTCTTTCTGTGTTCATTCCCCTTTTTCCTTCTCATTTGGTTCTCAACTTTATTATTTAATCTCCTGGTGtgcaaaagaaatgtcaatATTAAGTCCAAAACAATGGTGCAGACTCATTTCCCCCCACACACTATTTTTCTTAGATAAATACATAGTGTTGCCCCTATCAACAAGGATAGTTTCTTACGCATTTGCATTACATACTCAGTGCACTTTCACTGTCCTCTGCGTTACGATACTCTTGTATAGTACCCATCCCTCTGTAGTGCAAGGGTGTCCGTctgcaattattttattaaaagacCAACTTGGTCATTTAAGATGACTtgtaatcattttgttttgaaaggcaAATGCATGTAAACCGCCCCTCTGCAGAGTTGTTCTACGCCAATAAGGCAAGATTGTCACGCCCGTGCCAGAGCACGCTCGGCCGTCAacttccctcagccacaccCCTCCGTTATCgtcatgtctgtcacctgctccctcttgttacctgatgtatttaaaccctgcccGTGTGTTCCTCCTTGTGGGTGTCTACTGTTGTTTCCATTCCTGGCTGTGCCCAGTGTTCCTGTTCTTGTCGTCTGGTTTTCCCTCGGTCTGTCTGGAGGCTCACGGTCAGAATTTTAACCTTGTCGAAGTGGTCTTCTGTTGGTCGGTCTATCTGTTTGCTGGCCGTGAGTCTCTATCCCGTCTGTGTCTTCGGTTCCCCACCtacctcccttccaactccctttccCTTCGATAAatcctggttcaagctgcatttggtcgccctggctCAACTCATTCCTGACAATGATGACAAAGCGTAATTATGCATAacgtggacttttttttttatgatttctgCAAAAAGAAACCCCAAATATGagacacaaagcaaaatgagcATTTATATAATATACTTCACATGTTCCTTTCCTCCTCAGTTTGTACCCTGATATTGTCTGATGTTGtcacatttacagtattttgttttttcttagcATTTCCAATTTTATTCCTTACATGTTaccattttttcttctctctgtgtaaaaataaaatctaatttGCCCCCATTTTTGCAGTTaaatttatactttttttttccaattccgATCTCTGAAATGCTTGTTGCATGTGTTCAAACCTACGAGTGAGCCCCTGTGCTGCCATATTAATGCACTCGAGCGTAACTCAAGCGTTCGGTAcctgtccatggtgctgaaaaTCCCGGTTACAACTGACTTAACGGTACTTCAATTTTGTTCTCAGACATTCAAAAGAATCAAGATGGTATATCCACAGtttagttttatttcattccatttttgAACAACTCTATAGATAAATTACTCACCCTTTATATTTTGCCAGTATATCACACATCGGGAGATATgatatgcaaaatattgtattAGTCCTTGAAAGTACTGTCGTGATTTTCAAACCTGAAGGCTACATAAGCTTGAATAAGGAGATGCTGGGAAATTAAGTTGATCTTTCCCCTTTTACATTTGTCATTGACTAATGCACAGGGCACAACGGTTTTAAATGCATATTTATTAACGTGTGTAGGGtacttttgtatgttttttttatgctggGGGGTGGTGAAATACAgcggttcagataatggatggatgggtggatgaaaggagggatggatggatgcatttaGTGCTGTTGATTAAAACGGACTCTAGGTGTCGCTGTTGGCTTGGACAACGCAATCCCGGACCCAGCCCGTCTCTGACTGCACAGATTCTGGTCGCTTTGTCTTTCTGCGGATGATTGGAACCTagtgaatatttttgtgtaGACCAGCTTCAAAGTGGGAATTGTGTGGATCATCGGACTGTTTTATTTAAACAGGAGATTGAACACGTATTGGATTATTTCTCTAAACATGGGAGTCAAGGATTTCTTTCTTCAGCGTCtgatatatgtttttatcgtcgTTGCTCAAACGCGCCTCGTCGACGGAGATCTGAGCTATTCTGTTCCAGAAGAGATGAAACGCTCGTCTGTTGTTGGAAATATAGCAAAAGATCTGAGCGTAGATCCGAGGACGTTGTCTGCACGAAACGCCCGAATTGATGTTGAAGGGACACGTAAGCAGTATTGTGTGATTAATCTGAGCACGGGTGACTTGATCACTGAGGAGAGAATTGACAGAGAGAGCCTTTGTGGGAAGAAACCATCTTGCACTATTAAAATGGATTTGGTATTCGAAAATCCTCTTGAGCTTCATCGGATAAATCTCCACATTCAAGATGTAAATGACAACCctccaaaattcaaaaataattttattgaaatggaaataaGGGAGTCAGCAGAAAAGGGCAGTCGTTTTTCCATTGAGAAGGCTCATGATGCAGATATAGGCCAAAATGCAGTTCAAAGGTATGATCTGCAAAAGAATAACAATTTTATCCTTACTGTTGACGACAACAAGGTTGAGCTTGTCTTAGAAAATAAACTGGACAGGGAAAAGCAAAGTGAGATGAATTTGCTTCTCACAGCTTTAGATGGTGGCTCTCCTGAGAGATCAGGTACGGTAGTCATACACGTCACTGTGCTGGATGCTAATGATAATGCCCCAGTGTTCAGCAAAGCCGTTTATAAAGCCAGTCTGCCTGAAAACTCACCTTCAGATACAACAGTAATTAAAGTAAGTGCTACTGACGCAGATGAGGGAGTGAATGGGGAAGTGACATACGACTTTGGCCATGTAGCTGATGAAGCGATTAATGTCTTTTCTATTGATCCTTTAACAGGAATTATTAGAATAACTGGTGTGGTTGATTTTGAAGAAGGAATTTCATTTGAACTTAGTGTACAAGCTAAAGATGGTTTGGGACTGACCTCCTATGCCAAAGTTTTATTAGATATTACTGATGTAAATGACAACGCTCCGGTGATCAATGTAAAGTCACTATCTAATCCAGTAGCAGAGAACGTGTCACCTGGCACAGAGGTGGGCATCATTAATGTCCAGGACAGAGACTCTGAAAAATATGGACTTGTCCACTGCTCCATTCAACAAAATGTCCCCTTCAAGTTAGTTCCTTCTATCAAAAACTATTATTCTCTAGTCACTACTGGACTCCTGGACCGTGAACTAGTGTCAGACTACAACATTACAATCAGCGCAACTGACGAGGGCTCCCCTCCTCTGTCCTCCTCAAAAAGCGTCCACTTGTCTGTGGGAGACATCAACGACAACCCGCCCGTGTTTGAGGAACAGTCCTACAGCGCATATGtgagtgaaaataacaaagcTGGCTCCACCTTATGCTCGGTCAATGCTCAAGACCCTGACTGGAGACAGAACGGCACCGTCATTTATTCTCTCATACCTGCTGAGGTGAACGGTGCACCAGTGTCCTCCTACGTGTCTGTCAATGGAGACACAGGGGTAATCCACGCTGTCAGGTCCTTCGATTATGAACACCTGAGGAGTTTCCAAGTCCACGTGATGGCCAGAGACAATGGCTCTCCTCCGCTGAGCAGCAACGTGAGCGTCAGCGTCTTCATCTGGGACGTGAATGACAACTCTCCTCAAATCCTGTACCCCTCCCCGGAGGGCAACTCCTTCATGACCGAGCTGGTCCCCAAAGCTGCGCACGGAGGCTCTGTAGTGTCCAAAGTGATCGCGGTGGACGCCGACTCGGGCCAGAATGCCTGGCTGTCCTATCACATCCTCAAGTCCACAGACGCGGTACTTTTCACCATCGGTCTCCACAGCGGAGAGATCAGGACCCAGCGGGACATTTTGGAGTCCGACAGCATGAAGCAGAACCTGATTGTGGCCGTCAAAGATAACGGACAGCCCCCTCTCTCGGCCACCTGCTCCATGTATTTGCTCATCTCGGATAACCTCGCTGAGGTGCCGGAGCTGAAGGACATTAGTTACGACGAGAAGAACTCCAAGCTGACCTCTTATCTGATCATCGCGCTGGTGTCCGTGTCCACCTTCTTCCTGACCTTCATCATGGTGGTCATGGCCGTGAGGTTTTGTCGCAGGAGAAAGCCCAGACTGTTGTTTGATGGAGCAGTTGCCATCCCCAGCGCATATCTGCCTCCTAATTACGCGGATGTGGACGGCACGGGAACTTTACGCAGCACCTACAACTATGACGCCTACTTGACGACAGGCTCCAGAACCAGTGACTTTAAGTTTGTGTCTTCTTACAACGACAACACGCTGCCTGCTGACCAGACTCTGAAGAAAAGTCCAAGTGACTTTGCTGATCCTTTTGAAGGTCTCGAGGAAATAGAGGTAAGACTCTTTTGTTCTCTATGAGATCATAAAAACATCTACTTCCGTTAACTCAATAATACAAATTCATTTAGTCTTTCTGTGTTCATTCCCCTTTTTCCTTCTCATTTGGTTCTCAACTTTATTATTTAATCTCCTGGTGtgcaaaagaaatgtcaatATTAAGTCTAAAACAATGGTGCAGACTCatttccccccaccccccacacacTTTTTCTGAGATAAATACATAGTGTTGCCCCTATCAACAAGGATAGTTTCTTACACATTTGTATTACATACTCAGTGCACTTTCACTGTCTTCTGCGTTACGATACTCTTGTATAGTACCCATCCCTCTGTAGTGCAAGGGTGTCCGTCTGCAATTAATTTACTAAAAGACCAACTCGGTCATTTAAGATGACTtgtaatcattttgttttgaaaggcaAATGCATGTAAACCGCCCCTCTGCAGAGTTGTTCTACGCCAATAAGGCAAGATTGTCACGCCCGTGACAGAGCATGCTCGGCCGTCAacttccctcagccacaccCCTTCGTTATCatcatgtctgtcacctgctccctcttgttacctgatgtatttaaaccctgcccGTGTGTTCCTCCTTGTCGGTGTCTACTGTTGTGTTCCGTCCTTGTCCGTGCCCAGTGTTCCTGTCGTCTGGGTTTCCCCCGGTCTGTCTGGAGGCTCGCGGTCAGAATTTTAACCTTGTCCAAGTGGACTTCTGTCGGCCggtctgtctgtttgctggCCGTGAGTCTCTATCCCGTCTGTGTCTTCGGTTCCCCACCTACCTCCCTTCAGACTCCCTTTCCCTTCGATAAatcctggttcaagctgcatttttttcatgttgtctGAAAAAAGAAACCCCAAATATGagacacaaagcaaaatgagcATTTAACTAATATACTTCACATGTTCCTTTCCTCCTCAGTTTGTACCCTGATATTGTCTGATGtaacatttacagtattttgtATATTCTTAGCATTTCCAGTTTTATTCCTTACATGTTaccattttttcttctctgtgtaaaaataaaataatctaatTTGCCCCCATTTTTGCAGTTaaatttatacttttttttccaattccgATCTCTGAAATGCTTTTTGCATGTGTTCAAACCTACGAGTGAGCCCCTTTTCTGCCATATTAATGCACTCGAGCGTAACTCAAGCGTTCGGTAcctgtccatggtgctgaaaaTCCCGGTTACAACTGACTTAACGGTACTTCAATTTTGTTCTCAGACATGCAAAAGAATCGGGATGGTTGATCCACAGttaagttttatttcattccatttttgAACAACTAAATTACTCACCCTTTATATTTTGCCAGTATATCACTCGTCAGGAGATATGATATGCAAGATATTTTATTAGTCCTTGAAAATACTGTCGTGATTTTCAAACCTTAAGGCTACATAAGCTTGAATAAGGAGATGCTGGGAAATTAAGTTGATGTTTCCCCTGTTACATTTGTCATTGACTAATGCACAGGGCACAACAGTTTTAAATTTATTAACGTGTGTAGGGtacttttgtatgtttttttttcatcctggGGGGTGGTGATATACAgcggttcagataatggatggatgggtggatgaaaggagggatggatggatgcatttaGTGCTATTGATTAAAATGGACTCTAGGTGTCGCTGTTGGCTTGGACAACGCAAACCCGGACCCAGCCCGTCTCTTACTGCAAAGCTTCTGGTCGCTTTGTCTTTCTGCGGATGATTGGAACCTagtgaatatttttgtgtaGACCAGCTTCAAAGTGGGAATTGTGTGGATCATCGGACTGTTTTATTTAAACAGGAGATTGAACACGTATTGGATTATTTCTCTAAACATGGGAGTCAAGGATTTCTTTCTTCAGCGTCtgatatatgtttttatcgtcgTTGCTCAAACGCGCCTCGTCGACGGAGATCTGAGCTATTCTGTTCCAGAAGAGATGAAACGCTCGTCTGTTGTTGGAAATCTAGCAAAAGATCTGAGCGTGGATCCAAGGACGCTTTCTACACGGAGTGCCCGTGTTAATGTTGCCGGGACACGTAAGCAGTACTGTGAGATTAATTTGAGCACTGGAGACTTGATCACATCGGAGAGAATAGATAGAGAAAGCCTTTGCGGGAAGAAACCATCTTGCACTATTAAAATGGATTTGGTGTTAGAAAATCCTCTTGAGCTTCATCGCATTAATATTCATATTCAAGATATAAATGACAACTctccaaaattcaaaaataattttattgaaatggaaatatGGGAGTCGGCAGAAAAGGGCAGTCGTTTTTCCATCGAGAAGGCTCATGATGCagatataaaagaaaatgatgtgcAAAGATACATTctgcaaagaaatgaaaacttTATTCTTTCTGTTGATAACAGCAAAGTTGAACTcgttcttgaaaaaaaactcgACAGAGAAAAGCAAAATGAGATGAATTTGCTTCTCACAGCTTTAGATGGCGGCTCTCCTCAGAAATCAGGCACAGTAGTCATACATGTCACCGTGCTGGACGCTAATGATAACGCCCCATTGTTCAGCCAAGCCGTTTATAAAGCCAGTCTGCCTGAAAACTCTCCTCCAGATACAATGGTAGTTAAAGTTAGTGCAACTGATGTTGATGAAGGAGTGAATGGGGAAGTGGCATATGACTTTGGCCATGGAGCTGATGATGAGGTGACTGTCTTTTCTATTGACCCATTAACAGGTATAATTAGAATAACTGGTTTAGTTGATTTTGAGGAAGAAATTTCATTTGAACTTAGTGTACAAGCTAAAGATGGTTTGGGACTGACCTCCTATGCCAAAGTCTTAATAGATATTACTGATGTAAATGACAACGCTCCTGTGATCAATTTAATGTCACTAACCAATCCAGTACCAGAGAACGTTTCACCTGGCACAGAGGTGGGCATCATTAATGTGCAGGACAGAGACtctgaaaaaaatggacttgTCCACTGCTCCATTCAACAAAATGTCCCCTTTAAGTTAGTTCCTTCTATCAAAAACTATTATTCTCTGGTGACCACTGGACTTCTGGACCGTGAACTAGTGTCAGACTACAACATTACAATCGGCACCACTGACGAGGGCTCTCCTCCTCTGTCCTCCTCAAAAAGTGTCCACTTGTCTGTGGGAGATATCAACGACAACCCGCCCGTGTTTGAGGAACAGTCCTACAGTGCATACGtgagtgaaaataacaaaccTGGCTCCACCTTATGCTCTGTCAGTGCTAAAGACCCTGACTGGAGACAGAATGGCACCGTGATTTATTCCCTCTTACCTGCTGAGGTAAACGGCTCCCCGGTGTCCTCCTACGTGTCTGTCAACGGAGACACGGGGTCGATCCATGCCGTCAGGTCCTTCGATTACGAACATCTGAGGAGTTTTCAAGTACACGTGATGGCTAGGGACAACGGTTCTCCTCCGCTGAGCAGCAACGTGAGCGTCAGTGTGTTCATCTGGGATGTGAACGACAACTCTCCTCAGATCCTTTACCCCGCCCCGGAGGGCAACTCCTTCATGACAGAGCTGGTCCCCAAAGCTGCACACGGAGGCTCTGTGGTGTCCAAAGTCATCGCGGTGGATGCTGACTCGGGACAGAACGCCTGGCTGTCCTATCACATCCTCAAGTCCACAGATGCGGGACTTTTCACCATCGGTCTCCACAGCGGAGAGATAAGGACCCAGCGGGACATTTCTGAGTCTGACAGCATGAAGCAGAACCTGATTGTGGCCATCAAGGATAACGGACAGCCCCCTCTCTCGGCCACCTGCTCCATGTATTTGGTTATTTCGGATAACTTGGCCGAGGTGCCGGAGCTGAAGGACATATCCTACGACGAGAAGAACTCCAAGCTGACCTCTTATCTGATCATTGCGCTGGTGTCTGTGTCCACCTTCTTCCTGACCTTCATCATGGTGGTCCTGGCTGTGAGGTTTTGTCGCAGGAGAAAGCCCAGACTGTTGTTTGATGGAGCAGTTGCCATCCCCAGCGCATATCTGCCTCCTAATTATGCAGATGTTGATGGCACAGGAACTTTACGCAGCACCTACAACTATGACGCCTACTTGACAACAGGCTCCAGAACCAGTGACTTTAAGTTTGTGTCTTCTTACAACGATAACACGCTACCTGCTGACCAGACACTGAAGAAAAGCCCAAGTGACTTTGCTGATCCTTTTGAAGATATTGTTGCGACTGAAGAGGTAGGTGTCGTTTTCTCAATTAAGGAACGCATTGATTCAATGATTCATattcagttttcttttttactttataATACCCTTTGTTTATTCCTTCTCATTGGATGGGCAACTTTCAAATTTTTTAGTGTGTGGTCCATAAAGACAACTCAAGGCAATggcaattttaaaatgtttaactttcAGACATTTACTGTCCAAGGGCTGAATAAAATGTGATATATTCCCTTACCGTGCACCTTAGTACACATACTGTCGGGGAGCCCGGACTGTAAAGGTGTTGGCTTCGATGGGGTCTgttcttttcgcccccgggtgtcggtcagaacacaggagatGAAGCTGTTGTTCAGTTCAGCTTTAATGAGTTGCGGGTACAAGCAAGTAACAGGCGCTGATGGTCAAATGGGCATACAGGCAAATGGACATAGGCACACGTTGCGATGATGCAGGGACGTGAATGAATGCGaatgtgtatgcatgtgtatGCGTGTGGGTATTTTTGTGAGCacgtgtggttctgcaacagaaaGGAACAATACAACGCATGAGTTACAATACTTATGACACTCAGCCAGAtacgaggcaaacttaaaagGAGAGCGCcgggagctgtcaatcaaacggcgcgagCTAAACAAGTCACAAACGGCCTAACGGCAGCGCAAAAATGGACAATATCAGCGATACTAAACACCATACAGTGTGCTCACGCTGGGTCAAAGACGCACAGCAGCACTGAACAATTTACGCGATAATTAGATGTGGTGACGTAACGTCAGCACGAcggaaaatgatcaaatacgTATAGAACAGTAATCAAtacaaaatacatatttatgtCCAGCATCAACATAAAGCCTTTCTAACACGTACAAAAACGATAGTTATCGTAAAGAAATAGACGTATTTGTTACACAAAATACCTGACTGTCATAAATGTGCAATGTCCAAACAAGGGAATTAGTCTTATTTTCCtttattctattttctttcttcgtTTTCTCTTTCTAACTTGACACTGCCGTGTGTTACTGTTTAAATGATTTGTCGCTCTACCTTTTCTAAGGTCTTTTTCTCCCAACCGATAGACGCGTCACTAGCACATAGTCTTCTGTAGTTGTCATTTTTGGTGTTTGTTCCGAGTGTAGAATTGAGTGATACTTGTCGAAGTTTGTAACCTTAATCTGCCCAAATGTATTGTAATTTTACTTTAATTCTCAGTCTTAATCCGATGctcttcatttttgtttatagCTATGGGATTTGTGCGTTAAAAATAAAGGTATGCATATGTTTTGGAAGGTTAGTTTTTAACAATAGGTTTACTTGGCTTGCTTCTTGTGACTTGCCGTCCATAGAAAAACGGAGGTTTCGATAAGAACAGTTACGGACCCTCCCcccccttgtttttttttttttaatgttcaaagGTGTCAAAAACTCAAGGTGactgtccatggtgctgaaacAGAAGTCGCAACTGAACGGCACTTCAATTTTGTTTGTAGGAATCCTACAAATGAGAAATAGGTTCATATCAAACCTATGGCGATTACATTATACGTCAGGAATGTAACATTGCTTATTTAGTTAGAAATAACTATCTATTATCAATTTATTCCAAGTAAATAACTCACCTTTGACTCATGTGCTATAATACACTCCAAGACGTATGACTAATGGACACAGGTGCATACTGTATTATACTAGTCGATGGAAATAACAATGCTTTGCATACGTTGTGACATAATATTTGCAAAACCGAAGACTATTGCTATTTTTCATAAAAGACTTACTGGGGAAGTGAAACCTTTGAATGGCTAATTCAGAGAACACAGGTattgaatacatttaaatgattttcatGCACGCATTTAGTGCTGTGGACAAAAATGTACTCTTGGCGTCGCTGTTGGCCTATGAAACGGAAACCCGCATGAAGTCCCCCTCTAATGCACGGATTTTAGTTGCTTTGTCCTTCTGCGGATGGTTCGAACGTTGAGAATATTTTGCGGCGACTACTGTGGAATTTGGAATTGAGTGCAGCGTTGCATTTTCTGATCTTGACACCTTTTGGATTCTTTCTCTAAACATGGGAGTCGAGGATTTCTCTCTTCGCCGTCTGATGTATGTTTTTGTCGTCTTTGCTCTAACGCGCCTCGTCGGCGGAGATCTGAGCTACTCTCTTCCAGAGGAAATGAAACGCACGTCTGTTGTTGGAAATTTAGCAAAAGATCTGGGTGCGGATCCGAGGACGTTGTCTGCACGAAATGCTCGCATTGATGTTGAAGGGACAAGTAAGCAATATTGTGTGATTAATCTGAGCACGGGAGATTTGATCACAGAGGAGAGAATTGACAGAGAGAGCCTTTGTGACAAAAAACCCTCATGTGTGATAAAATTGGATCTGGTTTTAGAAAATCCTCTTGAGCTTCATCGCGTGAGTCTTCATATTCAAGATGTCAATGACAACTATcccaaatttaaaaagaatttgatTGAAATGGAAATTAGTGAGTCTGCAGAAAAGGGCAGTCGTTTCTCCATTGAGAAGGCTCATGATGCAGATATAGGCCAAAATGCAGTTCAAAGATACAGTCTACAAAGAAATGCGAACTTTATGCTTGCTGTTGGCAACAACAAGGTTGAGCTTGTCTTAGAAAATAAACTGGACAGAGAAAAGCAAAGTGAGATGAATTTGCTTCTCACAGCTTTAGATGGTGGCTCTCCTGAGAGATCAGGTACGGTAGTTATACACGTCACTGTGCTGGATGCTAATGATAATGCTCCAGTGTTCAGCAAAGCCATTTATAAAGCTAGTCTGCCTGAAAACTCTCCTCCAGATTCAATGGTAATTAAAGTTAGTGCAACTGATGCTGATGATGGAGTGAATGGAGAGGTGACATATGACTTTGGCCACATCTCAGATGATTATATTGATGCATTTTCTATTGAGCCGACAACAGGTGCAATTAAAGTAATGCGTTTAATTGACTTTGAAGAGAAAACTTCGTATGAGATGAGTGTTGAAGCTAAAGATGGTTTGGGGCTTACATCCTACAGTAAAGTTATCATAGATATCACTGATGTAAATGATAACGCTCCTTTGATCAATTTAAAATCACTATCTAATCCAGTACCAGAGAACGTGTCCCCTGGCACAGAGGTGGGCATCATTAATGTGCAGGACAGAGACTCTGAAAAGAACGGACAGGTCCGCTGCTTCATTCAACAAAATGTCCCATTCAAGCTAGttccttccattaaaaactATTATTCTCTGGTGATGACTGGGCCTCTTGACCGCGAACTAGTGTCAGACTACAACATTACAATCAGCGCCACTGACGAGGGCACTCCTCCTCTGTCCTCGTCAAAAAGCGTCCACTTGTCCGTGGGAGACATCAACGACAACCCGCCCGTGTTTGAGGAACAGTCCTACAGCGCATATGTGAGTGAAAATAACCAAGCTGGCTCCACCTTATGCTCTGTCAGTGCTCAAGACCCCGACTGGAGACAGAACGGCACCGTCATTTATTCTCTCATACCTGCTGAGGTGAACGGCGCCCCAGTGTCCTCCTACGTGTCTGTCAACGGAGACACGGGGGCAATCCACGCCGTCAGGTCCTTTGACTACGAACACCTGAGGAGTTTTCAACTCCTCGTGATGGCCAGAGACAATGGCTCTCCTCCACTGAGCAGCAACGTGAGCGTCAGAGTGTTCATCTGGGACGTGAATGACAATTCTCCTCAGATCCTGTACCC
This window contains:
- the LOC119128672 gene encoding protocadherin beta-15-like isoform X37, with the protein product MGVKDFFLQRLIYVFIVVAQTRLVDGDLSYSVPEEMKRSSVVGNLAKDLSVDPRTLSTRSARVNVAGTRKQYCEINLSTGDLITSERIDRESLCGKKPSCTIKMDLVLENPLELHRINIHIQDINDNSPKFKNNFIEMEIWESAEKGSRFSIEKAHDADIKENDVQRYILQRNENFILSVDNSKVELVLEKKLDREKQNEMNLLLTALDGGSPQKSGTVVIHVTVLDANDNAPLFSQAVYKASLPENSPPDTMVVKVSATDVDEGVNGEVAYDFGHGADDEVTVFSIDPLTGIIRITGLVDFEEEISFELSVQAKDGLGLTSYAKVLIDITDVNDNAPVINLMSLTNPVPENVSPGTEVGIINVQDRDSEKNGLVHCSIQQNVPFKLVPSIKNYYSLVTTGLLDRELVSDYNITIGTTDEGSPPLSSSKSVHLSVGDINDNPPVFEEQSYSAYVSENNKPGSTLCSVSAKDPDWRQNGTVIYSLLPAEVNGSPVSSYVSVNGDTGSIHAVRSFDYEHLRSFQVHVMARDNGSPPLSSNVSVSVFIWDVNDNSPQILYPAPEGNSFMTELVPKAAHGGSVVSKVIAVDADSGQNAWLSYHILKSTDAGLFTIGLHSGEIRTQRDISESDSMKQNLIVAIKDNGQPPLSATCSMYLVISDNLAEVPELKDISYDEKNSKLTSYLIIALVSVSTFFLTFIMVVLAVRFCRRRKPRLLFDGAVAIPSAYLPPNYADVDGTGTLRSTYNYDAYLTTGSRTSDFKFVSSYNDNTLPADQTLKKSPSDFADPFEDIVATEEQKPPNNDWRFNQGARPGPSGPHMPYGTHIRWTPKSGTRVAGGPEVAMGTGPWPQPPTEAEQLQALMAAANVSEASGTLGPGTMGLSTRYSPQFTLQHVPDYRQNVYIPGSTATLTSNPQQQQQQQAMAQQASQQALPPPQSGQPEPPKAAQTPASKKKSTKKEKK
- the LOC119128672 gene encoding protocadherin gamma-A4-like isoform X39, whose translation is MGVKDFFLQRLIYVFIVVAQTRLVDGDLSYSVPEEMKRSSVVGNIAKDLSVDPRTLSARNARIDVEGTRKQYCVINLSTGDLITEERIDRESLCGKKPSCTIKMDLVFENPLELHRINLHIQDVNDNPPKFKNNFIEMEIRESAEKGSRFSIEKAHDADIGQNAVQRYDLQKNNNFILTVDDNKVELVLENKLDREKQSEMNLLLTALDGGSPERSGTVVIHVTVLDANDNAPVFSKAVYKASLPENSPSDTTVIKVSATDADEGVNGEVTYDFGHVADEAINVFSIDPLTGIIRITGVVDFEEGISFELSVQAKDGLGLTSYAKVLLDITDVNDNAPVINVKSLSNPVAENVSPGTEVGIINVQDRDSEKYGLVHCSIQQNVPFKLVPSIKNYYSLVTTGLLDRELVSDYNITISATDEGSPPLSSSKSVHLSVGDINDNPPVFEEQSYSAYVSENNKAGSTLCSVNAQDPDWRQNGTVIYSLIPAEVNGAPVSSYVSVNGDTGVIHAVRSFDYEHLRSFQVHVMARDNGSPPLSSNVSVSVFIWDVNDNSPQILYPSPEGNSFMTELVPKAAHGGSVVSKVIAVDADSGQNAWLSYHILKSTDAVLFTIGLHSGEIRTQRDILESDSMKQNLIVAVKDNGQPPLSATCSMYLLISDNLAEVPELKDISYDEKNSKLTSYLIIALVSVSTFFLTFIMVVMAVRFCRRRKPRLLFDGAVAIPSAYLPPNYADVDGTGTLRSTYNYDAYLTTGSRTSDFKFVSSYNDNTLPADQTLKKSPSDFADPFEGLEEIEQKPPNNDWRFNQGARPGPSGPHMPYGTHIRWTPKSGTRVAGGPEVAMGTGPWPQPPTEAEQLQALMAAANVSEASGTLGPGTMGLSTRYSPQFTLQHVPDYRQNVYIPGSTATLTSNPQQQQQQQAMAQQASQQALPPPQSGQPEPPKAAQTPASKKKSTKKEKK
- the LOC119128686 gene encoding putative protocadherin beta-18: MGVEDFSLRRLMYVFVVFALTRLVGGDLSYSLPEEMKRTSVVGNLAKDLGADPRTLSARNARIDVEGTSKQYCVINLSTGDLITEERIDRESLCDKKPSCVIKLDLVLENPLELHRVSLHIQDVNDNYPKFKKNLIEMEISESAEKGSRFSIEKAHDADIGQNAVQRYSLQRNANFMLAVGNNKVELVLENKLDREKQSEMNLLLTALDGGSPERSGTVVIHVTVLDANDNAPVFSKAIYKASLPENSPPDSMVIKVSATDADDGVNGEVTYDFGHISDDYIDAFSIEPTTGAIKVMRLIDFEEKTSYEMSVEAKDGLGLTSYSKVIIDITDVNDNAPLINLKSLSNPVPENVSPGTEVGIINVQDRDSEKNGQVRCFIQQNVPFKLVPSIKNYYSLVMTGPLDRELVSDYNITISATDEGTPPLSSSKSVHLSVGDINDNPPVFEEQSYSAYVSENNQAGSTLCSVSAQDPDWRQNGTVIYSLIPAEVNGAPVSSYVSVNGDTGAIHAVRSFDYEHLRSFQLLVMARDNGSPPLSSNVSVRVFIWDVNDNSPQILYPAPEGNSFMTELVPKAAQGGSVVSKVIAVDADSGQNAWLSYHILKSTDAGLFTIGLHSGEIRTQRDILESDSMKQNLIVAIKDNGQPPLSATCSMYLLISDNLAEVPELKDISYDEKNSKLTSYLIIALVSVSTFFLTFIMVVLAVRFCRRRKPRLLFDGAVSIPSAYLPPNYADVDGTGTLRSTYNYDAYLTTGSRTSDFKFVSSYNDNTLPADQTLKKSPSDFADPFEDLETSSEVG